A stretch of the Anaerobaca lacustris genome encodes the following:
- the argJ gene encoding bifunctional glutamate N-acetyltransferase/amino-acid acetyltransferase ArgJ — protein sequence MTNESITAAKGFWAAGLACGIKVSGKPDVALLVCPTGATAAAVFTTNKIVSAAVEVAREHAKSSKVYAVAVNSGCANACTGKKGLANARRMCAVAAKALKVAPEQVLVASTGIIGEQLPIEKATAGIAKAAGQLSDSAEAGAAFTQAIMTTDTRPKCAVRRLDISGQTVTIAGTVKGAGMIGPNMATTLLFLTTDVAVSKPLLAAALKSAIGDSLNKLTVDGHQSTNDTAILLASGLAGSRPITSRCPRFRKFAKALADLCTDLVRQMALDAEGATRMFKVVVRGAATTADAARAARAVADYPLIKCAVHGGDPNWGRIICAVGSCGVRLDRAKLSCKLDDLYVFKNGAPARFDAQKASEIVSQVEHTITIDLGTGSKTDFCYGCDLSAEYVSINADYHT from the coding sequence ATGACGAACGAGAGCATTACGGCGGCGAAGGGGTTTTGGGCGGCGGGGTTGGCTTGCGGGATCAAGGTCTCGGGCAAGCCGGATGTCGCGCTGCTGGTCTGTCCCACCGGGGCGACGGCGGCGGCGGTGTTCACGACGAACAAGATCGTCTCGGCGGCCGTGGAGGTTGCGCGGGAGCACGCCAAGAGTTCGAAGGTCTACGCGGTCGCCGTCAATTCGGGCTGCGCCAACGCCTGCACGGGCAAGAAAGGCCTGGCCAACGCCCGCAGGATGTGCGCGGTTGCCGCCAAGGCCCTCAAGGTCGCGCCCGAGCAGGTCCTCGTCGCCTCGACGGGCATCATCGGAGAGCAGTTGCCCATCGAGAAGGCGACGGCGGGAATCGCGAAAGCCGCCGGGCAGTTGTCCGACTCGGCCGAGGCCGGAGCGGCCTTCACCCAGGCGATCATGACGACCGACACCCGACCCAAGTGCGCCGTTCGCCGGCTCGACATATCGGGACAGACCGTCACCATCGCGGGCACCGTCAAGGGGGCCGGGATGATCGGGCCCAATATGGCGACCACCCTGTTGTTCCTCACCACCGACGTCGCCGTCAGCAAGCCGCTGCTTGCCGCCGCCCTGAAGAGCGCCATCGGCGATTCGCTCAACAAGCTCACCGTCGACGGCCACCAGAGCACCAACGACACAGCGATCCTGCTGGCCTCAGGCCTGGCGGGCAGCCGCCCCATCACGTCGCGGTGTCCCCGATTCCGCAAGTTCGCCAAGGCCCTGGCCGATCTGTGCACCGACCTGGTCCGGCAGATGGCGCTCGACGCCGAGGGGGCCACACGGATGTTCAAGGTCGTCGTCAGGGGGGCCGCCACGACGGCCGACGCCGCCCGAGCCGCGCGGGCCGTGGCCGACTATCCGCTCATCAAGTGCGCCGTCCACGGCGGCGACCCGAACTGGGGCCGGATCATCTGCGCCGTCGGCTCCTGCGGCGTCCGGCTCGACCGAGCGAAGCTCTCGTGCAAGCTGGACGACCTGTACGTCTTCAAGAACGGCGCCCCGGCCCGATTCGACGCGCAAAAGGCCTCCGAGATCGTCTCGCAGGTCGAGCACACCATCACGATCGACCTGGGCACAGGCAGCAAGACCGACTTCTGCTACGGCTGTGACCTCAGCGCCGAGTACGTCAGCATCAACGCCGACTACCATACGTAA
- a CDS encoding sodium-translocating pyrophosphatase, whose product MAAEGAEAQVAEGIPWVWWLAPIGSLLALGFAVYFYKKMMEAPEGTERMIEIARYVREGAYAYLFRQYSVVALVFLVLLAIFAFLAYKGVQNPFVPVAFLTGGFFSGLCGFLGMKTATNASARTAQGASKSLNAGLQVAFRSGAVMGLVVVGFGLFDITMWYLVLDKVVYTVANMRDGMALFGLQLVPAGMDPEHKLIEITTTMITFGMGASTQALFARVGGGIYTKAADVGADLVGKVEAGIPEDDPRNPATIADNVGDNVGDVAGMGADLYESYCGSILATAALGAALTLGTLPEGITPLNAVLAPMVVAGLGIFLSIAGIFMVRCKEDASQKNLLRALLIGTLGSSVLIVAAVAGLAAFNWITWGIFGSVVSGLVAGVLIGQFTEYYTSDEYKPTRGIAEQAVMGPATTIIDGFATGMYSAGLPVVTIVIGILCAFGFAGGFSNVAMGLYGIGFAAVGMLATLGITLATDAYGPIADNAGGNAEMAGLGPEVRKRTDALDSLGNTTAATGKGFAIGSAALTAMALLAAYLEEVRIWISRLAGEAQNELYQVGNVVFCRGAAITAEVKAAFAALQNDELKLVAVKAASVEDFVEAYNLTIMNPKLIGGMFLGAMMAFVFSAMTMKAVGRAAGAMVGEVRRQFKEIPGIMEGTGKPDYARCVAISTKGAQREMLLPSLLAIIAPVVTGLLLGVSGVLGLLAGGLTAGFVLAITLNNAGGAWDNAKKYIEKGALGGKKLPDGSKNPVHGAAVIGDTVGDPFKDTSGPSLNILIKLMTMVSVVFSGVVVKFSPAISEWLRLGSQ is encoded by the coding sequence ATGGCTGCTGAGGGGGCCGAAGCACAGGTGGCGGAGGGCATTCCATGGGTTTGGTGGCTCGCGCCGATCGGATCGCTTCTGGCCCTGGGCTTCGCCGTCTACTTTTACAAGAAAATGATGGAGGCGCCGGAGGGCACGGAGAGGATGATCGAGATCGCCCGGTACGTGCGAGAAGGCGCGTACGCGTATCTGTTCCGGCAGTACAGCGTCGTGGCGCTGGTGTTCCTGGTGCTGCTGGCGATCTTCGCCTTCCTGGCGTACAAGGGCGTGCAGAACCCGTTCGTTCCGGTGGCGTTTCTCACCGGCGGGTTCTTCAGCGGCCTCTGCGGGTTCCTCGGGATGAAGACGGCGACCAACGCCTCAGCCCGCACCGCGCAGGGCGCCAGCAAGAGCCTCAACGCCGGCTTGCAGGTGGCCTTCCGCTCCGGCGCCGTCATGGGTCTGGTGGTCGTGGGCTTCGGCCTGTTCGACATCACCATGTGGTATCTGGTCCTGGACAAGGTGGTCTACACGGTCGCCAACATGCGGGACGGGATGGCCCTGTTCGGTCTGCAGCTCGTACCGGCGGGGATGGATCCCGAACACAAACTGATTGAGATCACGACGACCATGATCACGTTCGGCATGGGCGCTTCGACCCAGGCCCTGTTCGCCCGCGTCGGCGGCGGCATCTACACCAAGGCCGCTGACGTCGGCGCCGACCTGGTCGGCAAGGTCGAAGCGGGGATTCCGGAAGACGATCCGCGCAACCCGGCCACCATCGCCGACAACGTCGGTGACAACGTGGGCGACGTCGCCGGCATGGGCGCCGATCTCTACGAGAGCTACTGCGGCTCGATCCTGGCCACCGCGGCCCTGGGTGCGGCGCTGACCCTGGGAACGCTGCCGGAAGGTATTACTCCGTTGAACGCTGTGTTGGCGCCGATGGTCGTGGCCGGCCTGGGCATCTTCCTGTCGATCGCAGGGATCTTCATGGTCCGATGCAAAGAGGACGCCAGCCAGAAGAACCTGCTGCGGGCGCTTCTGATCGGCACGCTCGGCAGCTCGGTTCTGATCGTTGCGGCTGTTGCCGGCTTGGCCGCCTTCAACTGGATCACCTGGGGCATCTTCGGGTCGGTCGTCTCCGGCCTGGTGGCCGGTGTGCTGATCGGTCAGTTCACCGAGTATTACACCTCCGACGAATACAAGCCGACCCGGGGCATCGCCGAGCAGGCCGTCATGGGCCCGGCCACGACGATCATCGATGGGTTCGCCACGGGCATGTATTCGGCCGGCCTGCCGGTGGTCACCATTGTCATCGGCATTCTCTGCGCGTTCGGCTTCGCCGGCGGTTTCTCCAATGTCGCGATGGGTCTGTACGGCATCGGTTTCGCCGCCGTCGGCATGCTCGCGACGCTGGGCATCACCCTGGCGACCGACGCCTACGGCCCGATCGCCGACAACGCCGGTGGAAACGCCGAGATGGCCGGCCTGGGACCGGAGGTTCGCAAGCGGACCGACGCCCTGGATTCGCTGGGCAACACGACGGCCGCGACGGGCAAGGGTTTCGCCATCGGCTCGGCGGCCCTGACCGCCATGGCCCTGCTGGCCGCCTATCTTGAAGAGGTCCGTATCTGGATCAGCCGACTGGCCGGTGAGGCACAGAACGAATTGTACCAGGTGGGCAACGTGGTTTTCTGTCGCGGCGCGGCCATCACCGCCGAAGTCAAAGCCGCCTTTGCCGCCCTGCAGAACGATGAACTCAAACTCGTGGCCGTCAAGGCCGCTTCGGTCGAGGACTTTGTCGAGGCCTACAATCTGACGATCATGAACCCCAAACTGATCGGCGGCATGTTCCTTGGCGCGATGATGGCCTTCGTCTTCAGCGCGATGACCATGAAGGCGGTCGGACGGGCCGCCGGCGCGATGGTCGGCGAAGTCCGTCGGCAGTTCAAGGAAATCCCGGGGATCATGGAAGGCACGGGCAAGCCCGACTATGCTCGCTGCGTGGCCATCTCCACCAAGGGCGCTCAGCGGGAAATGCTGCTGCCGTCCCTGCTGGCGATCATCGCGCCGGTCGTGACCGGCCTGCTGCTCGGTGTCTCGGGCGTGCTGGGCCTGCTGGCGGGCGGACTGACCGCCGGCTTCGTCCTGGCGATCACGTTGAACAACGCCGGCGGCGCCTGGGACAACGCCAAGAAGTACATTGAGAAGGGCGCCCTCGGCGGCAAGAAGCTCCCCGACGGCAGCAAGAACCCGGTGCACGGCGCGGCCGTGATCGGCGACACGGTCGGCGATCCGTTCAAGGATACGTCCGGGCCGAGCCTGAACATCCTGATCAAGCTGATGACGATGGTCAGCGTGGTCTTCTCGGGCGTCGTCGTCAAGTTCTCTCCGGCGATCAGCGAATGGCTGCGTCTCGGCAGTCAGTAG
- a CDS encoding carbon-nitrogen hydrolase family protein, giving the protein MAGMRTGILKIATCQFAVGPSIERNAEAISGFLHQAKDAGAEIAHFSECALSGYAGTDFASLDDYDWPLLRSETQKIAALAGRLGLWVVLGSTHPLTEPNKPHNCLYLIDAKGNIADRYDKRFGTPGDLDHYAPGDRFVTFTLNGVKCALLICFDLRFPELYRELYKQGTQCIFQSFYNARQDGPSVHTHIMRQTMQCHAATNFCWVSLANSSAYCSPYPSCFIEPDGVIAGQLTDNEPGMLISTVDMAREFYDPMKDFRDLAVAGRLTNGPGPLDDPRSTNTREL; this is encoded by the coding sequence ATGGCTGGAATGCGCACGGGGATACTGAAAATCGCGACCTGCCAGTTTGCGGTCGGCCCGTCGATCGAACGGAACGCCGAGGCGATCAGCGGCTTTCTTCATCAGGCCAAAGACGCAGGCGCCGAGATCGCCCATTTCTCCGAGTGCGCGCTGAGCGGCTATGCGGGTACGGACTTCGCGAGCCTGGACGACTACGACTGGCCCCTGCTGCGGTCCGAGACGCAGAAGATCGCCGCTCTGGCGGGGCGGCTGGGGCTCTGGGTCGTGCTCGGCAGCACGCATCCGCTGACCGAGCCGAACAAGCCGCACAACTGCCTGTACCTGATCGACGCGAAGGGCAACATCGCCGACCGCTACGACAAGCGCTTCGGCACGCCGGGCGATCTGGACCATTACGCGCCGGGCGACCGGTTCGTCACCTTCACGCTCAACGGTGTCAAATGCGCGCTGCTGATCTGCTTCGACCTGCGTTTTCCCGAGCTCTATCGCGAGCTGTACAAACAGGGCACCCAGTGCATCTTTCAGTCGTTCTACAACGCCCGCCAGGACGGCCCGAGCGTGCACACGCACATCATGCGCCAGACGATGCAGTGCCACGCGGCGACGAACTTCTGCTGGGTGAGCCTGGCCAACTCCAGCGCCTATTGCAGCCCTTATCCATCGTGCTTCATTGAGCCGGACGGGGTGATCGCCGGACAACTGACCGACAACGAGCCGGGAATGCTCATCAGCACCGTAGACATGGCGAGGGAATTCTACGACCCGATGAAGGACTTCCGCGACCTGGCCGTCGCCGGCCGCCTGACCAACGGCCCCGGCCCCCTCGACGACCCCCGTTCCACGAACACGCGAGAACTCTGA